The Sulfolobales archaeon genome contains a region encoding:
- a CDS encoding HEPN domain-containing protein gives MLAEEILKVLGESIPRRDDKLANAIKNKGLVREAAAMAILYSLRKKADYEAMVGRDEAELAVKLSIEVCRSLEEFLNRIKGFKM, from the coding sequence ATGCTTGCAGAGGAAATTCTAAAGGTTCTTGGAGAGAGTATACCTAGGAGAGATGATAAGCTCGCAAATGCGATTAAAAACAAGGGGCTTGTGAGGGAAGCAGCTGCTATGGCAATCCTATATTCTCTTAGGAAGAAAGCAGATTACGAGGCCATGGTGGGGAGGGATGAGGCTGAGCTTGCTGTGAAGCTCTCTATTGAGGTGTGTAGATCTCTTGAGGAGTTTCTTAATAGGATTAAGGGATTCAAAATGTAA